From one Lycium ferocissimum isolate CSIRO_LF1 chromosome 7, AGI_CSIRO_Lferr_CH_V1, whole genome shotgun sequence genomic stretch:
- the LOC132063935 gene encoding uncharacterized protein LOC132063935, with protein sequence MSKKNDLGRRKRQHEYDLRREKAEKEKLEKKLQAKKNKMKVDGKDKKKKGGSGFQVGKKKLKTKMTPLAKAKAAQAMEIEK encoded by the exons ATGTCGAAGAAAAACGATTTGGGTCGCCGGAAAAGGCAACACGAATACGATCTTCGAA GGGAAAAAGcagagaaagaaaagttagagAAGAAGCTACAAGCAAAGAAGAATAAGATGAAG GTGGATGGTAAggacaagaagaagaaaggtggaAGTGGATTTCAAGTGgggaagaaaaaattgaagacaaaGATGACTCCATTGGCCAAAGCTAAAGCTGCACAAGCAATGGAGATTGAAAAATGA